Proteins from one Lepidochelys kempii isolate rLepKem1 chromosome 6, rLepKem1.hap2, whole genome shotgun sequence genomic window:
- the TMEM265 gene encoding transmembrane protein 265 has protein sequence MGEEMALGVGNGCAGKPAGDEAETVVMIQEGPSQPEPSAWTPRPHALRRLAIGSIVCCCSCLGVLALIYAVKANEKRKTNSPDADLWARKSFRFSLLSIGVWVSLLILVPLLMGLISYLIAKAE, from the exons ATGGGGGAGGAGATGGCCCTCGGTGTGGGGAATGGCTGCGCTGGGAAACCCGCAGGGGATGAGGCAGAGACTGTGGTGATGATCCAGGAGGGGCCCTCACAGCCTGAGCCGTCTGCCTGGACCCCACGTCCCCATGCCCTCCGCCGCCTGGCCATAGGCAGcattgtctgctgctgctcctgcctgggaGTGCTGGCCCTAATCTATGCTGTCAAG GCCAACGAGAAGCGGAAGACAAACTCTCCCGACGCAGATCTCTGGGCCCGGAAGTCCTTCCGGTTCTCCCTTCTCAGCATCGGGGTCTGGGTGTCTCTGCTCATCCTGGTGCCGCTGCTCATGGGACTCATCTCCTACCTGATTGCCAAGGCTGAATGA